In Streptomyces rapamycinicus NRRL 5491, the genomic stretch GCCCTAACTGGAATGCCGCGCTCAGGAACTGAAACCGATAGTGGGCCTTGTAGAGTCCCCGGAGCTCCACATCTATCGGTACCTCGGTTTGTGTCATGCCCAACCCTTCTGTGACAAGGAGTCGTTCGGCCGACCGGACATCAGAGCACAAAAACCGAGGTGATTGTAACCATGTTCGAAGGTTTTCGGGGGTCCGCTTTTTGCTCTCCGTGGCCGCCCGCCGATAGTCGACGGGCGGCCACGGAAACGGAATTCACCCCTCCTTGAGAAAAGGGCCATGCCTTGCCGGTGCGCGGCAGAGCCGGTGCGGCGATCAGCCGGTGAGCGCGGGGATGACGCGCTCGCCGTACGCGTCGAGCGTGCGCTCCTTCGCGTCATGCATCGCGTAGACCGCGAACTGGCCGACCCCCAGTTCGCGCAGCCGCTCCAGCTTCTCGATATGCGCCTCGGCCGGGCCCAGCAGACAGAACCGGTCCACGATCTCGTCGGGCACGAACGCCGTGTCCGGGTTGCCGGCCCGGCCGTGGTGGGCGTAGTCGTACCCCTGCCGCTCCTTGATGTACGCGGTCAGGGACTCGGGCACGGCGCCGGAGTGCTCCCCGTAGCGGCCGACCAGGTCGGCCACGTGGTTGCCGACCATGCCGCCGAACCAGCGGCACTGCTCACGGGCGTGGTCCAGATCGTCCCCGACATACGCGGGGGCGGCCACGCAGATGGTGACCGCGTCCGGATCGCGCCCGGCCTCGGCCGCCGCGGAGCGCACCGCCTTGACCATCCACTCCGTCAGGAACGGGTCGGCGAGCTGGAGGATGAAGCCGTCGGCCTTCCGCCCGGCCAGCGCGAGCGCCTTGGGGCCGTACGCCGCCATCCACACCGGCAGCCTGCTGTCCTCGATCCAGGGGATCCGCATCGGGCTGCCGTCCACGACGGCCTCCCGGCCCTCCGCGAGATCGCGGATGGCGTCGATGGCGTCCTCGAGGCGGGCGAGGGTGTTGGGCCTGCGCCCCGCCACCCGCAGCGCGGAGTCGCCACGGCCGATCCCGCAGACGGTGCGGTTGCCGTACATCTCGTTGAGCGTGGCGAAGGTGGAGGCCGTCACCTCCCAGGTGCGGGTACCCGGATTGGTGACCATGGGGCCGACGATCAGCCGCTCGGTACGGGCCAGGATCTGGCTGTAGATGACGAACGGCTCCTGCCACAGCACGGCGGAGTCGAACGTCCAGCCGTAGCCGAAGCCATTGCGCTCGGCGCGGCGCATCAGCTCGACGACGGCCGACGCGGGTGGATCGGTCTGCAGCACGAGTCCGAAGTCCATGCTCGCTCCCTGGGTCAGCTCAGGTACTGACAGGTGTCGCGGATGAGGAACTGGCCGTGCCCGGCACGTCCGGTGTACTCCCGCCGGTCGATGACGGGCACCCCGCGCGAGAGCACGGTCTCGACCTGCCCGGTGATCTGCTTGCCCTCGTACGCCGAGTAGTCGACGTCCATGTGGTGGGTCTCGGCGGACAGGGTCTGCCGCGCCTCCGGGTCGTAGACGACGATGTCGGCGTCGGCCCCGGGCGCGATGGTGCCCTTGCGCGGGTAGAGGCCGAACATCCTGGCCGGGGTGGCGCAGGCGATCTCGATCCAGCGGCGGCGGGAGATATGGCCGTCCACCACGGCCTGGTGGAGCAGGTCCATCCGGTGCTCCACGCCCGGCATACCGTTGGGGATCTTGGAGAAGTCGCCCCGGCCCAGCTCCTTCTGCCCGGTGAAGCAGAACGGGCAGTGGTCGGTGGAGACCACCTGGAGGTCGTTGGTCCGCAGCCCCCGCCACAGCGCGGCCTGGTGCTCGACGGGCCGCAGCGGAGTGGAGCAGACGTACTTGGCGCCCTCGAAGTCCGGTTCGGCGAGGTTGTCCGTGGACAGGAACAGATACTGCGGACAGGTCTCGCCGAAAACCGGAAGCCCCAGGTCACGGGCGCGGGTCAGCTCCGCGACGGCCTCCTCGGCCGATACGTGGACCACGTACAGCGGGGCGCCTGCCACCCGGGCGAGCTGGATGGCGCGATGGGTCGCCTCCGACTCCAGCAGCGCCTTACGGACCTCACCGTGGTAGCGGGGATCGGTCCTGCCCTCGGCCAGCGCCTGCTCCACCAGGACGTCGATGGCGATGCCGTTCTCGGCGTGCATCATGATCAGCCCGCCGTTGCCGGAGGCGCGCTGCATGGCCCGCAGGATCTGCCCGTCGTCGCTGTAGAAGACCCCCGGATAGGCCATGAACAGCTTGAAGCTGCTCACGCCCTCCCCCACCAGGAGATCCATCTCCTTGAGGGTGCTCTCGTTCACATCGGAGAGGATCATGTGGAAGCCGTAGTCGATGGCGCAGTTGCCGCGCGCCTTGAGGTGCCAGGCGTCCAGCCCCTCGCGCAGGGCGTGGCCCACCGTCTGGATGGCGAAGTCCACGATGGTGGTGGTGCCGCCCCAGGCCGCCGCCCGGGTGCCGGTCTCGAAGGTGTCGGAGGCGAACGTGCCGCCGAACGGCATCTCCATATGGGTGTGCCCGTCGACCCCGCCCGGGATGACGTACTTGCCGGTGGCGTCGATCGTACGGTCGGCGGTCCAGCCCTGGGCCCACTCGCCGCCGGGCGCGGCGAGTGCGGCGACCTTGCCGTCCTCGATCAGCACATCGGCCGGGGTCTCCTCGGCGGCGGTGACGACCAGCCCGCCGCGGATCACGGTACGGGTCATCAGCTCGCGCTCCTTCCGGACCAGGTGGTCTCCAGGGCGGACTTGAGGGCGGCCTCGAGGATCTCCGCGCCCTCCTCGGCCTCGGCGACGGTGAGGCTGAGCGGCGGGGCGATCCGCAGCACGCTGCTGTTGTGCCCGCCGCCCTTGCCGATGAGCAGCCCGCCCTCCCGGGCGGCCTCCAGCACGGCGGACGCGCCCTCCGGGGACGGTTCGCCGGTGCCCGGGTCCACCAGCTCGATGCCGATCATCAGCCCCCGGCCGCGGACCTCGCGCACACCGTCCAGACCGGCGCAGGCGGCGCGCAGCCGCTCGATCAGCAGTCCGCCGACCCGGCGGGCGTTGCCCTGGAGATCGTGTTCGACCAGGTGGTTGAGGTTGGCCAGACCGGCGGCCATGGTGATGGGGCTGCCGCCGAAGGTGGAGATGGAGTTGGCGCCCAGGCAGTTCATGACCTCGGCGCGGGCGACGACACCGCCGATCGACATGCCGTTGCCGATGCCCTTGGCGAAGGTGAGGATGTCGGGCGGCCCGGAGCCGTCGTGCGCCTGCCAGCCCCAGAAGTGGTCGCCGCTGCGGCCCCAGCCGGTCTGCACCTCATCGGTGATCCACAGGATGCCGTGCCGGTCGAGCACCTCGCGGAAGGCGGCGAACAGCCCGTCGGGCGGGGAGGTGAAGCCGCCGACGCCCTGGATCGGCTCGGCGATCAGCGCGGCGACATTGCCGTGCGCCTGGCCGAGTACGTCCTCCAGGTCGGCCACGCACGCCTTGAT encodes the following:
- a CDS encoding aspartate aminotransferase family protein produces the protein MSSDINDAKSGPHATLHARHQAVLPDWLAVYYQRPIEITHGEGRHVWDAEGNRYLDFFGGILTTMTAHALPEVTKAISEQAGRILHTSTLYLDRPMVDLAERVAALSGIPDARVFFTTSGTEANDTALLLATTYRRSNQILAMRNSYHGRSFSAVGITGNRGWSPTSLSPLQTLYVHGAVRTRGPFAGLSDGEFIKACVADLEDVLGQAHGNVAALIAEPIQGVGGFTSPPDGLFAAFREVLDRHGILWITDEVQTGWGRSGDHFWGWQAHDGSGPPDILTFAKGIGNGMSIGGVVARAEVMNCLGANSISTFGGSPITMAAGLANLNHLVEHDLQGNARRVGGLLIERLRAACAGLDGVREVRGRGLMIGIELVDPGTGEPSPEGASAVLEAAREGGLLIGKGGGHNSSVLRIAPPLSLTVAEAEEGAEILEAALKSALETTWSGRSAS
- a CDS encoding TIGR03842 family LLM class F420-dependent oxidoreductase; this encodes MDFGLVLQTDPPASAVVELMRRAERNGFGYGWTFDSAVLWQEPFVIYSQILARTERLIVGPMVTNPGTRTWEVTASTFATLNEMYGNRTVCGIGRGDSALRVAGRRPNTLARLEDAIDAIRDLAEGREAVVDGSPMRIPWIEDSRLPVWMAAYGPKALALAGRKADGFILQLADPFLTEWMVKAVRSAAAEAGRDPDAVTICVAAPAYVGDDLDHAREQCRWFGGMVGNHVADLVGRYGEHSGAVPESLTAYIKERQGYDYAHHGRAGNPDTAFVPDEIVDRFCLLGPAEAHIEKLERLRELGVGQFAVYAMHDAKERTLDAYGERVIPALTG
- the hydA gene encoding dihydropyrimidinase; translated protein: MMTRTVIRGGLVVTAAEETPADVLIEDGKVAALAAPGGEWAQGWTADRTIDATGKYVIPGGVDGHTHMEMPFGGTFASDTFETGTRAAAWGGTTTIVDFAIQTVGHALREGLDAWHLKARGNCAIDYGFHMILSDVNESTLKEMDLLVGEGVSSFKLFMAYPGVFYSDDGQILRAMQRASGNGGLIMMHAENGIAIDVLVEQALAEGRTDPRYHGEVRKALLESEATHRAIQLARVAGAPLYVVHVSAEEAVAELTRARDLGLPVFGETCPQYLFLSTDNLAEPDFEGAKYVCSTPLRPVEHQAALWRGLRTNDLQVVSTDHCPFCFTGQKELGRGDFSKIPNGMPGVEHRMDLLHQAVVDGHISRRRWIEIACATPARMFGLYPRKGTIAPGADADIVVYDPEARQTLSAETHHMDVDYSAYEGKQITGQVETVLSRGVPVIDRREYTGRAGHGQFLIRDTCQYLS